A single region of the Uranotaenia lowii strain MFRU-FL unplaced genomic scaffold, ASM2978415v1 HiC_scaffold_116, whole genome shotgun sequence genome encodes:
- the LOC129759163 gene encoding uncharacterized protein LOC129759163: MPEKVDNNNCVLCEDTDSADDMVQCDGCSFWSHYVCAGVTEAIASLPWKCAKCSNELQVPKIRKPVKKTASKRNGSTKSEVCTDAGKSQSTGSIQESLSALEKETAAIEQQLLEERKLHQKRMEFQRTVIAKKREWQQKQLDEKLLLEKQQLENELADHKEFLVRQKSMREQFQQMKAELSQEYADESEDESDPDTASGKTERWVDAHRDVRGAFPKKLATGEISMDTIFCQRGNKQNDDLKKHDLFPEQRQQVNSSLLPEQGPPRMASRMVSGIYPEENAAEFSPYFHELEERFDLTANERSVIRNILERRDRTDPEVHLRTLNAMGPTKEQLAARQAASKHLPVFRGEPEVWPFFISCYETTTAACGFTNTDNLKRLQDSLQGLAKEAVQSRLLLPESVPEAIEDLRQLFGNPEKILKSLLAKVRKAQAPRTDRLETFLYFGIAVKQLCDHLEAAKLHDHMSNPMLVGELVNKLPSDYQLSWVRYKKRNVGTPLRMFTNFMNEIVAEVSEVADFEGERSSSRVSNDVGRNKHKKKEHVNAHDAKVAAATQSYVVPRTRKSCPMCKRTDHKLRFCDDFSSLPLAERRKLVDRLKLCLICLSDHGKVKCTFKGKCNVANCKASHHSLLHCIEETVHHAVAECNVHFKVSRTVIFA, encoded by the coding sequence ATGCCGGAAAAGGTCGACAACAATAATTGCGTACTTTGTGAGGATACGGACAGCGCGGATGATATGGTTCAGTGTGACGGTTGTAGCTTCTGGAGTCATTATGTTTGTGCTGGGGTCACTGAAGCCATCGCATCCCTACCGTGGAAGTGCGCTAAATGTAGCAATGAGCTACAAGTACCGAAGATTAGGAAGCCGGTGAAGAAAACTGCTTCCAAACGAAACGGTAGTACCAAGAGTGAAGTTTGTACGGATGCTGGGAAGTCTCAGAGTACCGGATCTATTCAAGAATCGCTGTCTGCCCTCGAAAAGGAAACCGCTGCAATCGAGCAGCAATTGCTGGAAGAGAGGAAACTGCATCAGAAGCGGATGGAGTTTCAACGTACGGTCATCGCAAAGAAACGTGAATGGCAACAAAAGCAATTGGATGAAAAGCTGCTTTTGGAGAAGCAACAGTTGGAAAACGAGTTGGCCGATCATAAGGAATTTCTTGTCCGTCAGAAGTCGATGCGGGAGCAGTTTCAGCAAATGAAAGCTGAATTGAGCCAGGAGTATGCCGATGAAAGTGAAGATGAATCTGATCCGGATACTGCCTCAGGCAAAACGGAACGTTGGGTAGACGCTCACCGTGATGTTAGGGGAGCTTTTCCCAAGAAATTGGCCACCGGAGAAATCTCTATGGACACGATTTTCTGTCAACGAGGAAATAAACAAAACGACGATTTGAAGAAGCACGATTTGTTTCCCGAACAACGTCAGCAGGTCAATTCATCACTATTACCTGAACAAGGACCACCTAGAATGGCTTCGAGAATGGTTTCTGGGATATATCCGGAAGAAAACGCAGCAGAATTTTCGCCTTACTTCCACGAACTGGAGGAACGTTTCGATTTGACAGCAAACGAACGAAGTGTCATAAGAAACATCCTAGAGCGAAGAGATCGAACTGATCCGGAAGTCCATCTACGAACTTTGAATGCCATGGGACCGACGAAAGAGCAGTTAGCTGCACGTCAGGCGGCATCAAAACACTTGCCTGTATTTCGAGGGGAGCCAGAAGTGTGGCCATTCTTCATAAGTTGTTATGAAACTACAACCGCAGCTTGCGGTTTCACGAACACCGACAACCTGAAACGCCTTCAGGATAGCTTGCAGGGCCTGGCAAAAGAAGCTGTTCAAAGTCGACTACTGCTACCTGAATCCGTGCCGGAAGCGATCGAAGATCTACGCCAACTTTTCGGAAATCccgagaaaattttgaagtccCTCTTAGCAAAAGTTCGCAAAGCTCAAGCTCCTCGTACTGATAGACTTGAGACATTTCTATACTTTGGTATCGCGGTTAAACAACTATGTGACCATCTGGAGGCAGCAAAGCTGCATGATCACATGAGCAATCCTATGCTCGTCGGAGAGCTGGTCAACAAGCTGCCGTCGGATTATCAGCTGTCATGGGTCCGTTACAAAAAACGGAACGTAGGAACTCCTCTTCGAATGTTCACGAATTTTATGAACGAAATTGTTGCGGAGGTGTCTGAGGTAGCAGACTTTGAAGGCGAGCGTTCCTCAAGTAGGGTTTCCAACGACGTGGGGCGAAACAAGCATAAGAAGAAGGAGCATGTAAATGCGCATGATGCGAAGGTGGCTGCAGCTACGCAGAGTTATGTGGTACCTAGAACACGAAAATCTTGTCCGATGTGTAAGAGAACGGACCATAAATTGAGATTCTGCGATGATTTTTCTTCGCTTCCACTTGCTGAGCGCCGAAAGTTAGTAGACAGATTGAAACTATGTTTAATTTGCCTAAGCGACCACGGTAAAGTTAAATGCACCTTCAAAGGGAAGTGTAATGTTGCTAATTGTAAAGCGAGCCATCATTCACTTCTGCATTGCATAGAAGAAACAGTGCACCATGCCGTAGCCGAATGCAACGTCCATTTCAAAGTATCTCGCACGGTTATTTTCGCATGA
- the LOC129759164 gene encoding uncharacterized protein LOC129759164, whose product MPRLTVPMEKSSPLFKLVPLIDSNGVLRMEGRTEKAEFLPFDLRFPIILPRIHYVSELLVRQYHERYGHGFRESVKNEIMQRFVINGLTCGMWCKMRKCMPETPRMASLPIQRLTPFKRPFTFVGLDYLGPIEVAVGRRREKRWVVVFTCLVVRAVHLEVAHSLSAQSCLMAIRRFVNRRGPPSEYFSDNGTNLRGASKEITQQVRDIQTVCADEFTSATTSWHFIPPATPHMGGAWERMVRSVKSIMGALDDGRKLNDEILLTTLAEAEDIINSRHLTVVSQEAGNEPFCPNSFLRGLNPNESQEVIKPTNPAEALRDSYKRSQEFADVLWKKWIKEYVPIVNQRAKWFSETTPLQKGDLVYIVEGNRRKAWVRGIIEQPIVSSDGRIRQAMVRTTGGVFRRGTANLAVLELTANTDAAEMVAPESFSGPTFDISGNSAPIKTTTSGI is encoded by the coding sequence atgccccgtttgacggtaccgaTGGAAAAATCAAGTCCGTTATTCAAACTAGTTCCATTAATTGATTCCAACGGCGTGCTACGAATGGAAGGACGCACTGAAAAGGCCGAATTCTTGCCATTTGATCTCCGGTTTCCTATCATTCTGCCAAGAATTCATTACGTTTCTGAGCTTCTTGTCCGCCAATACCACGAACGATACGGACACGGGTTCAGAGAATCTGTTAAGAACGAGATAATGCAGCGATTTGTCATAAATGGTTTGACATGTGGTATGTGgtgcaaaatgagaaaatgtatGCCGGAGACTCCACGTATGGCCTCTTTACCTATACAACGACTTACTCCTTTTAAAAGACCATTCACCTTTGTCGGCCTGGATTATTTGGGCCCTATCGAAGTTGCCGTTGGACGAAGAAGAGAGAAGCGCTGGGTTGTTGTATTCACCTGTTTGGTCGTAAGAGCAGTGCATTTGGAGGTGGCGCACAGTTTATCCGCGCAGTCATGCCTTATGGCCATTCGACGTTTCGTAAACCGCCGCGGCCCACCTTCAGAATATTTTTCTGATAACGGTACGAACCTGCGTGGAGCAAGTAAAGAAATTACACAACAAGTTCGAGACATCCAAACTGTTTGTGCCGACGAATTCACTAGTGCCACCACCAGCTGGCATTTTATACCTCCAGCAACGCCCCACATGGGAGGAGCGTGGGAGAGGATGGTGCGCTCCGTGAAAAGCATCATGGGAGCTCTCGACGATGGTCGTAAGTTGAACGACGAAATTCTATTAACAACACTCGCCGAAGCAGAAGATATCATCAACAGTCGCCATTTGACTGTAGTGTCACAGGAAGCAGGCAATGAACCATTCTGTCCGAACAGTTTTCTACGTGGTTTGAATCCAAACGAATCGCAAGAGGTCATCAAGCCAACGAATCCAGCAGAAGCGCTGCGTGACTCCTACAAAAGGTCGCAGGAATTTGCTGACGTACTGTGGAAAAAGTGGATTAAAGAATATGTGCCAATTGTTAATCAACGAGCGAAATGGTTCTCCGAAACGACTCCGCTGCAAAAGGGTGATCTCGTGTACATCGTGGAAGGAAATCGACGAAAAGCTTGGGTACGCGGTATCATCGAGCAACCTATCGTTTCCAGTGATGGTCGCATACGCCAGGCCATGGTGCGCACGACAGGAGGAGTATTCAGACGCGGAACGGCAAATCTTGCTGTACTCGAGCTCACAGCTAACACTGATGCAGCagaaatggtggctccagagagctttTCTGGCCCGACGTTTGATATTAGTGGTAACTCTGCTCCGATTAAGACGACGACTTCAGGGATCTAA